AAAGCTGGAACTAGCCAGCGTAAGGCCAACGATTACGAACCCACTGGCCAGGATGAGAGGGAGACGTTCGCGCGTTCCCCGGAACCGCACCAATGCGGCGGCTGCAAAAGTGATCGCCAGTATTCCACTCGTGAATTGCAGCTGGGTGAAAAGCAGGAGATCAAAAGTCGGGGAGAAACTCCGCAGCCACCAGCTCAGTGCGAAAACACCACCACCCAACCCAAACGACAACCAGAGCCCACCGGGTCCTTCGACAAAATTCCAAGCACTCGGAGTCTTGTTCATTCCAGCTTCCCGGGCCGGCCGCTTCTAAGATAGAGTTTACCTCGAATTGCTTTCTTACTTGCTTCAGATGGTACTAGAATCGCCGGTCACGTATCTTGACAGCAGAGTCCAAAAGGCGCACGGGGGGAAACTGGCGCCGGTCCCTGGCCTCCCAGCATGTTTTGCTTTGGGTGACGACGGGGATAAGCGTGACCGTAATATTTGTCGCGATATCCGGTTACGGGTTTCTTGCGGTAAACAATCCGGTCGGGGAGGGAGTCCTGGTGGTGGAAGGCTGGATCCCTGCGAAGACTCTGGCTGAATCCGCACACGTCTTCGATTCCGGGCATTATCGTTACCTTGTCCTTGTGGGTGGCCCGATGCAGGGAAGTGGCAGCGAATCCAATGATCCCACGACGTACGCCGACTTGGCCGCGGGCAGGCTCGAGAAGCTCGGATTCGACACGAAGAAGCTTGTAAAGGTAAGCGTCCCGGCCGTGTTGTCTGACCGCACCCTTGCGGGGGCCACGGCGGTTAAGCGCTGGCTCGGCAGTTCGGGGATCTCGGTCTGTTGTGTCGATGTTTTCACTGCGGGAGTGCATGCAAGAAAGAGTTGGATTCTTTCCCGGTACGCGCTCGGCGACAGTTATCGGGTCGGAATCATCGCAGGATCCGAGGTTTCTTTCGATCCGCGGTATTGGCTCGTCTCAAGAAGAGGCGTCTGGATCGTCGTTCGCAACCTGGCAGGCTATGCGTACTCGAAGTTCTGGATTTTGTTTCACGGGAAAGTGTTACCAAGCTAAGTGTCTTTTTTCCAGCCGAAAAGAAGGGCGGACCTAGCCCGGCCCATGCACAACCAGGAAGTGGCCATCGCCTAGCGCGGCTGGCGGGAGACCAGGAGGAAATCGCGCAGCGCGGAGACGTTGGGGCCGTAGGCGCCGATGCGTCCGGCATCCACGGGCAGGCCGAGGCGCTCGGCTAGCTCCAGGTTGATCCCGGCATCGTCCAGCTCGGAGAGGCTGAAGCCCGCGGCGGGCTGCACGCGATGAATCCCCGTGGGATAGACGGGGCGCGGAGGCCGCATGTGCTTACCCGGGCGGCGCGCCGCTTCGTAGAAGAGGCGCCAGTCGCGTTTTTGCCAGGTGGTCATGGTCGCTTGCTCGGTACTGTCTTCCCCCCATTCGATGCCCGAAGCGTCCGGAAGGTTCGCTGCTATTTTCGCGTCGTTTTGTGGCCTGATCGGCATAGCGCGTACTCCTGTATCCGTGACCGCAAAGCGGCCAACGATATGCGTGACCGCAAAGCGGTCAACATATACTGCAGAATCGGCCGGGCAACAACTATTCTTCGCGTACTGTTGCAAAGCCGTAACGAGGCGGCGCGCCCGGGGCGGACCCGGCCGCCGCTGCGGGGGCGAGGCAAACGAAGGGCCGTGCGCGCGCGGCTGGTATACTAGAAAGGTCAGGGTTTTTCCACCGAGCACACATTCATGGCTGCCGCGAACATCGTCGTCCATTACCACGAGCTCTGGCTCAAAGGGGGGAACCGCGATTTCTTCCTGAGCAAGCTGCGCCTGGCCATGCGCCGGGCGCTGGACGGGCTGCGCATCGCGCGCATCACCGAGCCCGGCGACCGCTACGTCATCGAACTGCTGGACGAGGCCGAACTGCCGGAAACGCTGCGGCGGCTGGCGCGTGTTTCGGGGATCGCCAATCTGGCGGTGGCGCGCGCGGTGGAGCGCGACCTGGAAAATCCGCTCGGACCGCTGTGCGCCGCGGCCTGGGAAGAGGTCCGCAACGAATCCTTCGCCAGCTTCGCGGTGCGCGCCAAGCGCAGCGACAAGCGTTTCCCGATCAACGCCCTGACCATCGAGCGGGAAGTCGGCGGCTACCTGCACGACCAGTTGCAGGGCGCCGGACGCAGCTTCCGCGTGGACCTGCGCAATCCCGAACTCACCTGCCGCATCGAAATCACGCCGGGACCGGTGCTGGTCTATGCGCGGCGCATCCCCGGGGCGGGCGGCCTGCCGGCGAACACCGCGGGGCGGCTCACCTGCCTGCTCTCGGGCGGGTTCGATTCCTCGGTGGCGGCGTGGAAAATGATGAGGCGCGGCGCGCACGTCAACTTCGTGCATTTCTGGGGAGGCGGGGCGAAGCCGGGGGAGTCCTCGGTGCACGTGGCGCGCGAGCTGGTGAAGCGGCTGGTGCCATGGCAATTCACCGCCAAGCTGTACCTGGTACCCTTCGAGCCGCTGCAGCGCGAGATCATGCGGGAGGCGCCGGAGCAGTACCGCATCCTGCTCTATCGCCGGCTGATGCTGCGCATTGCCGAGCGCGTGGCCCGCGGCGGGCGCTCCCTGGGCCTGGTGACCGGCGACAGCCTGGCCCAAGTGGCGTCGCAGACCCTGCAGAACATGGCCGCCGTCGGCGCCGCCACCCACATGCCGCTCTACCGCCCGCTGGTGGGCGACGACAAGCTGGAGATTCTGGAAATAGCCAAGAAGATCGGTACGCATGACATTTCCGCGGAGCCCTTTCACGACTGCTGCCCGGTGTTTCTGCCCAAGGCGCCGGCGCTGTTCGCCACGGCGCAGGAACTGGAGGCGGCCGAGGCCGCGCTGAATGTGGAGGAGATGGTACGCAGCGGGCTGCAGACGCTGAGCGTCGAACGCTACCGCTATACGCAAGGGCGCGTGATCCAGGTGGAATCGCTGCGAGAGGCTACTGCGTAGGGGGGGCGGAGCACACGCCGCCCCCGATCCTGCAAGGTAGGAACGAAAAGAGGTACGAAGGGCTTTACCAGCGGTTGCCGCGATCGCCGCGGTCGCCGCGATCTCCGCCGCGCCCGCGTCCGCCGCCGCCACCGCCGCCATGCCCGCGCCCGCCGCCGCCGCCGCCGAAGCCGCGTCCGCCGCCGCCACCGCCACGCTCGGTCTGCGGCCGGGCTTCGTTGACAACGAGGTTGCGCCCGCCGAAGTTCTGGCCGTTGAGCGACTGCACGGCGCGATCGGCTTCTTCATCGTTGGCAATTTCCACGAACGCAAAGCCGCGCGACTGTCCCGTGAAACGGTCGCGAATGAGATTGATGGCTGAGGGATTGCAGCCTGCCTGCGTGAACCACTCTTGAAGCTGCTCCTCCGTTGCGGTAAACGGAAGATTTCCGATATAGAG
This region of Terriglobia bacterium genomic DNA includes:
- the thiI gene encoding tRNA 4-thiouridine(8) synthase ThiI yields the protein MAAANIVVHYHELWLKGGNRDFFLSKLRLAMRRALDGLRIARITEPGDRYVIELLDEAELPETLRRLARVSGIANLAVARAVERDLENPLGPLCAAAWEEVRNESFASFAVRAKRSDKRFPINALTIEREVGGYLHDQLQGAGRSFRVDLRNPELTCRIEITPGPVLVYARRIPGAGGLPANTAGRLTCLLSGGFDSSVAAWKMMRRGAHVNFVHFWGGGAKPGESSVHVARELVKRLVPWQFTAKLYLVPFEPLQREIMREAPEQYRILLYRRLMLRIAERVARGGRSLGLVTGDSLAQVASQTLQNMAAVGAATHMPLYRPLVGDDKLEILEIAKKIGTHDISAEPFHDCCPVFLPKAPALFATAQELEAAEAALNVEEMVRSGLQTLSVERYRYTQGRVIQVESLREATA
- a CDS encoding RNA-binding protein; translated protein: MKKLYIGNLPFTATEEQLQEWFTQAGCNPSAINLIRDRFTGQSRGFAFVEIANDEEADRAVQSLNGQNFGGRNLVVNEARPQTERGGGGGGRGFGGGGGGRGHGGGGGGGRGRGGDRGDRGDRGNRW